In one Brevibacterium sp. CBA3109 genomic region, the following are encoded:
- a CDS encoding Asp23/Gls24 family envelope stress response protein → MASSRGGLTIADRVIEKTASQILKGLPGVGGTKSGLFGFVSNADLDSRPSVDVRLSGRSCTLEVQLGLTYPSPIAEATESVRRRLSTDVEALTGVSVRQVDVAVKWLRPQLSGSGNSVRNLQ, encoded by the coding sequence GTGGCTTCATCACGTGGTGGCCTCACCATCGCTGACCGGGTCATCGAGAAGACGGCCTCCCAGATCCTCAAGGGCCTGCCCGGGGTCGGCGGCACGAAGTCAGGCCTGTTCGGGTTCGTTTCGAACGCTGACCTCGACAGCCGCCCCAGCGTGGATGTGAGGCTTTCCGGTCGCAGCTGCACCCTCGAGGTCCAGTTGGGGCTGACATACCCCTCCCCCATCGCCGAGGCGACCGAATCGGTCCGCCGTCGCCTGAGCACCGATGTCGAAGCTCTCACAGGAGTCAGCGTGCGCCAGGTCGACGTCGCGGTCAAATGGCTCAGACCCCAGCTCTCGGGATCCGGAAACTCAGTGAGGAACCTGCAATGA
- a CDS encoding DUF6286 domain-containing protein, with amino-acid sequence MSPRLFRARPARVVPAVIVAILILAIGAGLAWAAIAAISVGGSGDSALSSGFSVFNDLGAAQWGAAAIIAVGVVLVVLGLIFTIAGISPGAKRFAGYRAEAPEHIARFEVVLPTTALSNLAAAAADSVDGVSSVRASSNASSTNVTFSTPVRDNDQIRTDVDAAVAQRFSQIAFDRTPTVKVRTLRRQA; translated from the coding sequence ATGAGTCCACGCCTGTTTCGGGCACGTCCGGCACGCGTCGTCCCTGCCGTCATCGTCGCCATCCTCATCCTGGCCATTGGCGCGGGCCTCGCCTGGGCCGCGATCGCCGCAATTTCCGTCGGCGGATCTGGGGACTCGGCACTATCGTCCGGGTTCTCCGTATTCAACGACTTAGGTGCCGCACAGTGGGGCGCCGCGGCGATCATCGCCGTTGGAGTCGTCCTGGTGGTCCTGGGACTGATCTTCACGATCGCGGGAATTTCTCCCGGCGCCAAGCGCTTCGCCGGCTACCGTGCCGAGGCGCCCGAGCACATCGCACGCTTCGAGGTCGTTCTGCCGACGACGGCACTGTCGAACCTGGCTGCTGCCGCCGCAGACTCCGTCGACGGCGTCTCGAGCGTGCGCGCCTCGTCCAATGCGTCGTCGACGAACGTCACCTTCTCCACTCCCGTGCGTGACAATGACCAGATCCGCACAGATGTCGATGCCGCTGTCGCACAGCGTTTCAGCCAGATCGCATTCGACCGCACGCCGACAGTCAAGGTGCGCACACTGAGGAGGCAGGCGTGA
- a CDS encoding alkaline shock response membrane anchor protein AmaP: MAAGANRTGLIIAGLLCLVVGLAALSISLGLATALVPGLTPESRLQSVAVVFALPFSAVIALVLAVILAVIGVRWLAAQVPRKDSAKPLRMQEDARTGVTTVNANVVAAAVVDDLDLTPAVVDAQAILRGTARSPELILHVDVDERADIDAVVNDIADRVTRNCSQALGVPLSAVGVEIGIARSRQRRQRSVRL, from the coding sequence ATGGCGGCAGGGGCCAACAGGACCGGTCTCATCATCGCCGGTCTGCTCTGCCTCGTGGTCGGGCTCGCCGCGCTCTCGATCAGCCTCGGCCTGGCCACAGCCCTTGTTCCCGGGCTGACCCCCGAGAGCCGGCTGCAGTCTGTCGCCGTCGTCTTCGCACTGCCGTTCTCGGCGGTCATCGCTCTGGTGCTGGCAGTGATCCTCGCGGTCATCGGCGTCCGCTGGCTCGCCGCACAGGTGCCACGGAAGGATTCCGCCAAACCCCTGCGCATGCAGGAAGATGCCCGAACCGGAGTGACCACAGTCAACGCCAATGTCGTCGCTGCGGCTGTGGTCGACGATCTCGATCTCACCCCTGCGGTCGTTGACGCCCAGGCCATCCTGCGAGGAACGGCTCGCAGTCCCGAGCTCATCCTCCATGTCGATGTCGATGAGCGCGCGGACATCGATGCGGTCGTCAACGATATCGCCGATCGCGTGACCCGCAACTGCAGTCAGGCGCTTGGCGTCCCGCTGTCCGCTGTGGGCGTGGAGATCGGCATCGCCCGGTCACGTCAGAGGAGGCAGCGCAGTGTCCGACTATGA